A window of the Lolium perenne isolate Kyuss_39 chromosome 7, Kyuss_2.0, whole genome shotgun sequence genome harbors these coding sequences:
- the LOC127313901 gene encoding probable CCR4-associated factor 1 homolog 11 — protein sequence MFSMFPPPPACRVPPPQTTDHPVPMPAPHVPVLVHPVWAWSFHQEAARLRHFAEGARYVAVNVHYPGLVHHPGKDQDALTDEKRYPILKANVDALKPLQVGIAVCDRDGKSEAWEFNLRDFRRHSDPHDANSLAYLAGRGLDVDTFANHGIDSWSLGAMLLNYSGLIGPWRGLSWVTYTGAYHVAYLLKIVTGGCPLPNDLAGFVGAVRHFLGDQVYDVAGMAAECPKLPVGLERIAAHLGFHPPWNSPRLAAAAGVRALQVFRSLEDGELRGKVSRYRGLLQGLHH from the coding sequence ATGTTTTCGATGTTTCCGCCGCCGCCGGCTTGCCGCGTGCCTCCGCCGCAGACCACGGACCACCCCGTCCCCATGCCGGCGCCACACGTCCCCGTCCTGGTGCACCCCGTGTGGGCCTGGAGCTTCCACCAAGAGGCGGCCAGGCTCCGCCACTTTGCCGAGGGCGCCCGGTACGTCGCCGTCAACGTGCACTACCCGGGCCTCGTCCACCATCCCGGCAAGGACCAGGACGCCCTCACCGACGAGAAGCGCTACCCCATCCTCAAGGCCAACGTGGACGCCCTCAAGCCGCTCCAGGTCGGGATCGCCGTCTGCGACCGCGACGGCAAGAGCGAAGCTTGGGAGTTCAACCTCCGGGACTTCCGCCGCCACTCTGATCCGCACGACGCGAACTCCCTAGCCTACCTCGCCGGTCGTGGCCTCGACGTGGACACGTTCGCGAACCACGGCATCGACTCCTGGAGCCTCGGCGCCATGCTGCTGAATTACTCAGGCCTCATCGGGCCCTGGCGCGGCCTGTCGTGGGTCACCTACACCGGTGCGTACCATGTCGCGTACCTGCTCAAGATCGTCACCGGTGGCTGCCCGCTCCCGAACGACTTGGCCGGGTTCGTCGGCGCGGTGCGGCACTTCCTCGGCGACCAGGTCTACGACGTCGCGGGGATGGCCGCCGAGTGCCCGAAGTTGCCCGTTGGGCTGGAGCGCATCGCCGCCCACCTCGGCTTCCATCCGCCCTGGAATAGCCCGAGGCTCGCTGCTGCCGCCGGCGTGCGCGCGCTGCAGGTGTTCAGGAGCTTGGAGGACGGAGAGCTCCGAGGCAAGGTCAGCAGATACAGAGGCCTGCTTCAAGGCCTGCATCACTAG
- the LOC127313902 gene encoding N-(5'-phosphoribosyl)anthranilate isomerase 1, chloroplastic, which translates to MSTAFSTKHPLRVATPSCKGRPRLSLVKMQYSSSKRASPSISLTSSAGDAARNEPVVKMCGITSARDAECAAKAGAKLIGMILWPNSKRSVQLSEAKEISRVAKSYGAEPVGVFVDDDEETILRLSDSCNLELIQLHGDSSRALLPALAKNNRIVYVLNADGDGKLINSPPSEEYAIDWFLVDSAEGGSGKGFNWEKFRMPPAKSKNGWLLAGGLHADNVCQAASALKPNGVDVSSGICSTDGISKDPNRISSFMRSVQSLSSQ; encoded by the exons ATGTCGACAGCGTTCTCAACCAAGCATCCGCTTCGGGTGGCCACTCCTTCGTGCAAAG GGCGTCCAAGGTTGTCTCTAGTTAAAATGCAATATTCGTCCAGCAAACGAGCTAGCCCTTCCATTTCCTTAACTTCCAGTGCGGGGGATGCGGCAAGAAACGAGCCCGTAGTCAAAATGTGTGGCATCACATCTGCTAGAGACGCAGAATGTGCTGCAAAGGCTGGAGCTAAACTTATCGGGATGATTCTTTGGCCCAACTCCAAGCGATCTGTCCAGCTGTCAGAAGCCAAAGAAATATCTAGAGTAGCAAAGTCTTACGGCGCTGAACCTGTTGGTGTGTTTGTCGATGACGACGAAGAGACCATCTTAAGGTTATCCGATTCATGCAACCTTGAACTAATTCAG CTTCATGGAGATAGCTCTCGAGCACTACTTCCTGCTCTTGCCAAGAACAACCGAATTGTATACGTTTTGAATGCTGATGGGGATGGAAAACTTATCAATTCTCCTCCCAGCGAAGAATATGCCATTGACTGGTTTTTGGTGGATAGTGCGGAGGGTGGAAG TGGCAAAGGATTCAACTGGGAGAAATTTCGAATGCCGCCAGCCAAAAGCAAGAATGGCTGGCTGTTAGCAGGAGGCCTTCATGCGGATAATGTTTGCCAAGCCGCTTCTGCTCTAAAACCAAATGGCGTGGATGTTAGCAGTGGAATATGTTCTACTGATGGTATAAGTAAGGACCCGAATAGAATATCGTCCTTCATGAGAAGTGTACAATCTTTGAGTTCCCAGTGA